In Cygnus atratus isolate AKBS03 ecotype Queensland, Australia chromosome 29, CAtr_DNAZoo_HiC_assembly, whole genome shotgun sequence, the sequence tctttttggggagggggtgtgAGGGGGTCTctttttgggggtggggtgtGAAGGGGtctcttttttgggggggagcgTGAGGGGGTCTCTTTTTGGGGGCGGGGGTGAGGGGGTTtctttttggggtggggggcgagggggcctctttttggggtggggggcgagggggcctctttttggggtggggggcgaGGGGGCCTCTTTTTGGGGGGACACAAGGGGGTCTCTTTTTTGGGGATGAGGATTGAGGGGGTCTCTTTTTGGGGGGGCGAGGTGGTTTCTTTTTGGGGAGTGTAGGGGGGTCTCTTTTTGGGGGTGCGGGGTGAGGGGGGGTCTCTTTGGGGAGGGGGCGAGAGGGGGGTCTCTGTTTTTGGGGGAGGGTAAGGGGGTCTCTGGGGGGGAGTGTGAGGGGGGGTCtcttttgggggtgggggttgaGGGGGGGtctcttttttttgggggggggtgaggggggtctctttttggggaggggggagagggggtctttttggggtgtgtgtgagGGGGTCTCTTTTTTGGGGTTGGGGGGTAAGGGGAGGGGGGtctcttttttggggggtgagtGGGGGAGCTGAGCCTTTGAGGTGTTCCTGAGTCGGGTGCCTCCTTTGGCAGGGCGCTGGGGGAGCTCCCCCTGAGGGGAAAGGTCTCTGGGGTGGGGGCTGGACCCCTGGGGGGGGCTTTTCTGACTTGGAGGGGGGtctgtgtgtgttggggggtTCCCTaaggggtgccgggggggggtccctgctgAGGGGGGGGGTCTGTCTGCGGGCTGGGTTCTTCCCCTTGTGCGTGTATTTCAGGGCCGGGTCTCCCGGCCTGCCAGAAAACGTCTCTAACGGCCCGCGTCCCTGTTGCAGGCACAGCAGCGATGGGGGCTGCGCTCTCCCTCTCCgccggcagcgctgccccccggcagcagaggaaggctgacggcggcggcggcggcgacgaCGATGACTTGCTCGACAGCCGGGACCGCAAGGAAGACATCGCCAAGTTCCCCTACGTGGAATTCACGGGGCAGGACAGCATCACCTGCCCCACCTGCCAAGGCACTGGCTGCATTCCCACGGGTGACTGCTCCCCTCACGcctaaaaccaaaaaaaaaaaaaaaaaaaacaaccggGCAGAAATGTTCCTTATTTAAGAAGTGATCTCCACCTTGGTTATCGcgttcctttctctttccagaaCAGGTAAACGAGTTGGTGGCTCTCATACCCTACAGCGACCAGCGGCTCCGCCCGCAGAGAACGTAAGTGTGTAGTAAGAGTGACTACACCTCTGTGAAGAGcttgcagggcttttttttgtcatgtagTACCAGAGCTAAACACTTCACACAGTCTCCGGCCTTTCCTTCACCTACTGGCTTGTTTTCACCAAAGCATGCTAACAAATGCAACTTTTAActttaaatgtttcctgttaAATCCTGCTGTAGGGGTGAGCATGGAAACAATCATCCTACTCACACCCGCTGTCCCTGTGCTCTTTACTGAGGGCTTTAGAAAGAAACCGCCTTACCGACAGCAAAAACACGCTGCGAAAGCACCACGGGGGCAAGAATGATTCTTGAAGCAGTTTGCTTTTTGGTAATGAGTAGCTAAAGGGTGATTGGTTTTGAGCAATTTCAGATATCGAAAATGTCAGAGCAGCGCTTCTGGGCCCCTTTCAGGGAAGAACAAATAGGTGGTTTTTTGCTGGCTAGGTTGGGTTTCAGCTACGCAGCGTCTCACGGTCGCAGATGTTCGGGCAAAAGCTGTGACCCCTTTCCTGCCTCTTCCAGGAAGCTCTATGTCCTGCTGTcggtgctgctctgcctcctgaTATCAGGCCTGGTCgttttcttcctgttccccCACTCCGTCCTGGTGGATGACGGTGGCATCAAAGTGGTTCGAGTCTGGTTTGACAAGAAGAACTCCGTTGTCATTCTTGCCATCACGGTAAAGTTTTTGTGCCCCTCTGTTCCCGAGGGAACGAACCCCGCGCTGAGCCGACCAGAAGGTCGCTGCTACCTGTCTCCCATCTCTCCGTCCAGGCCACCTTGCGGATCAGGAACTCCAACTTCTACTCGGTGACGGTGACCAGCCTGACCAGCCAGGTGCAGTACATGAACACCGTGGTGGGAAGCCAGCAGATCACCAACGTCTCCAGCATCCAGCCCCTGAGCGACAAACTGgtatttgtctttctttacCCTTGTAGTATGTATTATAAGCATCGCTAAATCGTGTGAAACCTGTGCGGGATTACGAGTTACCTTGAATATAGTCTGTCTGTACCTTAAAGCTTTGCTTAGCAAATACTCTCGTGGCTACAGTAGGCTGGGCTCTGTGCACGCCGGCTGAAATGTAAGAAGGTGGAAAAGAGCCTGGAAGGGGTGGATTTAAGTGAGCGTGCAAGCTGCATGTGGacgtgtttttcttttacaggtGAATTTCACGGTGAAGGCGGAGATGGGCGGACCTTTCTCTTACGTGTAGTGAGCATCTACTGTTCTTTGTGTATGGCTGGGGAGTGGGAAGGTTTCGGCTGCTTTAATTAGCATTTGCTCAGGAAACTACCAGCTTTCTGCTAACTCTCTGAAAAGCAACTGCTTGCTAGAAATTGCTTGAAAGGCCGCTCTATCAGGATGTTGTGACGGGGTTTTGGACGCTGTCTTGAATTGAGTTAGCACCGAGGGGAAGACAACATCAGAAGATACCGAGAAGCAGGCTGCTCAGCCTATCTGTGCTGACCTATTTCTTTGGTTTGGtctcttccagtttcttttgCACGTT encodes:
- the TMEM106C gene encoding transmembrane protein 106C, translating into MGAALSLSAGSAAPRQQRKADGGGGGDDDDLLDSRDRKEDIAKFPYVEFTGQDSITCPTCQGTGCIPTEQVNELVALIPYSDQRLRPQRTKLYVLLSVLLCLLISGLVVFFLFPHSVLVDDGGIKVVRVWFDKKNSVVILAITATLRIRNSNFYSVTVTSLTSQVQYMNTVVGSQQITNVSSIQPLSDKLVNFTVKAEMGGPFSYVYFFCTFPKVKVHNIVIFMRTSVKLSYIGHVTQSALETYHYVDCSTNSTAAPDPLPLPAPSTQGAAKAKSKP